One window of Flavobacterium ammonificans genomic DNA carries:
- the dnaE gene encoding DNA polymerase III subunit alpha produces the protein MYLIFDTETTGLPKRWDAPITDTNNWPRCIQIAWQLHDDMGKLIEHQDYLVKPEGFNIPYDAERIHGISTELAEAEGILIAEVLEKFNSSLAKAKFIVGQNLGFDVNIMGCEFHRMGVESPMASLPVLDTCTEVTASLLKLPGGRGGKFKLPTLTELHSYLFNQPFAEAHNATADVEATTRCFLELIRREIFTKEELDVPASYFQDFQNRNPRTIELIGLQHINLKEASDRIRQQFGEKQAPTVSKQTLSDNKKALIDADFVHLHNHTQFSVLQSTISVAALVKAAAKHKMPAVAMTDHANLMGAFHFVRDILAHNKSAATKNKEAVEKGEEPTEVPMKPIVGCEFFVCDNHKDKSRKDNGYQIVLLAKTKKGYHNLAKMSSIAHTEGFYYVPRIDKKVIQEYKEDIIVLSGNLYGEIPNKVLNLGENQAEEALLWWKNEFQNDFYIEVMRHNQEDENRVNTALIALARKHEVKLVATNNIFYIDKENANAHDILLCVRDGEKQTTPIGRGRGYRYGLPNQEYYFKSGDEMKQLFNDLPEAISNIAEIVDKIEIYDLARDVLLPKFEIPSEFLVPEDEADGGKRGENKYLRYLTYEGAKKRYPEITPEIQERLDFELMTIENSGYPGYFLIVQDFIAEARNMGVSVGPGRGSAAGSVVAYCLKITNIDPLKYNLLFERFLNPDRVSLPDIDIDFDDEGRSSVMDYVIRKYGSKQVAQIITYGKMATKSAIRDTARVLDLPLFEADKIAKLIPGMMPSKWNLARFLNEDDALIKKTVRPEEYDKIKELIALAGGTDLGGQTIQQAKVLEGNLRNTGIHACGVIITPDDITNFVPVATAKDSDLYVTQFDNSVVESAGLLKMDFLGLKTLTLIKDTVKLVKYRSGIDLNPDEFPIDDQKTYELFQRGETVGIFQYESPGMQKYMKELKPTVFPDLIAMNALYRPGPIAYIPSFIKRKNGEEPIVYDLDDCEELLKDTYGITVYQEQVMLLSQKLADFSKGDADVLRKAMGKKMIDVLAKMEPKFIEQAMAKGHAKDKLEKIWNDWKAFAEYAFNKSHSTCYAWIAYQTAYLKANYPAEYMAAVLSNNMSDIKQVSFFMEECKRMGLQVLGPDVNESFYKFTVNDDYAVRFGMGAIKGVGSGAVATIVENRKDGKYKSIFDLTKRIDLRAANKKALENLALAGGFDSFEGTTRAQYFHDDGDGITFYEKAMRYGAKFQENENSSQVSLFGESSDVQIAEPVVPPCEDWSTMEKLAKEKEVVGIYISGHPLDDYKFEMKHFCNAKLEALKHLEHYVGKTLSFGGIINNVQHRVAKNGKGWASFFLEGYDESYEFRIFGEEYLKFRHFLIQNNFTYMRVLVKEGWADKETGKKGEPRLQFTLIQYLQDVLPSFAKKLVLLLNINDIQTDFIQQLNQLFQENKGDNTVTFEIMELEKITKIVETTSEISDTEEEIFVEETDGDEVDVPLMEAQKISSTTEVEEINVVTKLSMPSRKLKVKISNELLFELEKRQINFKLN, from the coding sequence ATGTATTTAATATTTGATACCGAAACCACAGGTTTACCAAAGCGTTGGGACGCACCCATTACCGATACTAACAACTGGCCACGTTGTATACAAATTGCTTGGCAGTTGCACGATGATATGGGAAAACTCATCGAGCATCAAGATTATTTGGTCAAACCAGAAGGCTTTAATATTCCCTATGATGCAGAACGAATTCACGGTATTTCAACGGAGTTAGCGGAGGCGGAAGGAATTCTTATAGCTGAAGTTTTAGAAAAATTCAATAGTTCTTTGGCGAAAGCCAAGTTCATTGTAGGTCAGAATTTAGGTTTTGATGTCAATATTATGGGATGCGAATTCCACCGAATGGGAGTAGAATCGCCAATGGCATCGTTACCGGTTTTAGATACCTGTACTGAAGTAACGGCTTCCCTTTTAAAATTACCCGGCGGTCGTGGAGGGAAATTCAAATTACCTACCCTAACCGAATTGCACAGTTATCTTTTTAATCAGCCATTTGCAGAGGCCCACAATGCCACTGCCGATGTGGAGGCTACAACACGATGTTTTTTAGAATTAATTCGACGCGAAATATTTACTAAGGAAGAATTAGATGTACCCGCTTCGTATTTCCAAGATTTTCAAAATAGAAACCCGAGAACGATTGAACTAATTGGATTACAACACATCAATTTAAAAGAAGCTTCAGATCGAATTCGTCAACAGTTCGGAGAGAAACAAGCACCTACGGTTTCGAAACAAACACTTTCAGACAATAAAAAAGCATTAATTGATGCTGATTTTGTGCACCTTCATAATCATACTCAGTTCTCAGTTTTGCAATCTACCATAAGTGTTGCTGCATTAGTAAAAGCTGCAGCTAAACATAAAATGCCTGCTGTGGCAATGACAGATCACGCCAATTTAATGGGAGCGTTTCATTTTGTTCGCGATATTTTAGCCCATAATAAATCAGCTGCAACCAAAAACAAAGAAGCGGTTGAAAAAGGAGAAGAACCAACAGAGGTTCCTATGAAACCCATTGTAGGCTGTGAGTTTTTTGTTTGCGACAATCATAAAGACAAGTCTCGTAAAGACAATGGTTACCAAATTGTTCTTTTGGCAAAAACCAAAAAAGGCTATCATAATTTGGCTAAAATGTCTTCGATTGCGCATACCGAAGGCTTTTATTATGTACCTAGAATTGATAAAAAAGTAATTCAAGAGTACAAAGAAGATATTATTGTTTTATCAGGTAATCTTTATGGCGAAATCCCAAACAAAGTTTTGAACTTGGGTGAAAACCAAGCCGAAGAAGCCTTGCTTTGGTGGAAAAATGAATTCCAAAACGATTTTTATATTGAGGTTATGCGCCACAATCAAGAAGATGAAAATCGGGTGAATACCGCTTTGATTGCTTTGGCTAGAAAGCACGAAGTGAAGCTGGTTGCGACCAACAATATTTTTTATATCGATAAAGAAAATGCCAATGCCCACGATATTTTATTGTGTGTGCGCGATGGTGAAAAACAAACTACACCAATAGGCCGAGGTCGTGGTTACCGTTACGGTTTGCCCAATCAAGAATATTATTTCAAGTCGGGCGATGAGATGAAACAACTTTTCAACGACTTGCCTGAAGCGATTTCCAATATTGCTGAAATTGTAGATAAAATTGAAATTTATGATTTAGCCCGTGACGTTTTATTGCCAAAATTTGAAATTCCATCGGAGTTTTTAGTTCCAGAAGATGAGGCAGACGGTGGAAAACGAGGTGAAAATAAGTATTTACGTTACCTTACTTATGAAGGAGCAAAAAAACGATACCCCGAGATTACTCCCGAAATACAAGAGCGTTTGGACTTTGAGTTGATGACGATTGAAAATTCAGGTTATCCAGGTTACTTTTTGATTGTGCAAGATTTCATTGCCGAAGCCAGAAATATGGGCGTGTCTGTTGGTCCTGGAAGGGGTTCGGCAGCGGGTTCAGTAGTAGCCTATTGTTTGAAAATTACCAATATCGATCCACTGAAATACAACCTGCTTTTTGAGCGTTTCTTAAATCCGGATCGTGTGTCTTTACCCGATATTGATATTGATTTTGATGATGAAGGGCGAAGCAGTGTGATGGACTATGTGATTCGAAAATATGGTTCCAAACAAGTAGCTCAGATTATTACCTATGGTAAAATGGCAACGAAATCGGCTATTCGTGATACAGCACGTGTATTGGATTTACCCTTATTTGAGGCCGATAAAATTGCGAAGTTAATTCCAGGCATGATGCCGTCGAAATGGAATTTGGCTCGTTTTTTAAACGAAGACGATGCGTTAATCAAGAAAACGGTTCGTCCAGAAGAATACGATAAAATCAAAGAATTAATTGCCTTAGCTGGTGGAACAGATTTAGGAGGACAAACCATACAACAAGCTAAAGTTTTAGAGGGAAATCTTCGAAACACAGGAATTCACGCTTGCGGTGTGATTATTACCCCTGATGATATTACAAATTTTGTACCGGTTGCAACTGCTAAAGATTCGGATTTGTACGTGACTCAATTCGATAACTCGGTGGTAGAAAGTGCCGGTTTGTTAAAGATGGACTTCTTGGGGTTGAAAACCCTAACCTTAATAAAAGATACGGTTAAATTGGTGAAATACAGATCTGGAATTGATTTGAATCCAGATGAATTTCCTATTGATGACCAAAAGACATATGAGCTTTTTCAACGTGGTGAGACAGTAGGGATTTTTCAATATGAGAGTCCTGGAATGCAGAAATACATGAAGGAATTAAAACCTACGGTTTTTCCTGATTTGATTGCCATGAATGCATTATATCGTCCGGGACCAATTGCGTATATTCCAAGTTTTATTAAACGTAAAAACGGAGAAGAGCCTATTGTGTATGACTTAGATGATTGCGAAGAGTTATTGAAAGACACCTACGGAATTACGGTTTACCAAGAGCAGGTAATGCTTTTGTCGCAAAAATTAGCTGATTTCTCGAAAGGCGATGCTGACGTTTTGCGTAAAGCAATGGGGAAAAAGATGATTGATGTCTTGGCTAAAATGGAACCGAAATTCATTGAGCAAGCCATGGCAAAAGGACACGCCAAAGACAAATTAGAGAAAATTTGGAATGACTGGAAGGCTTTTGCCGAATATGCGTTTAATAAATCGCACTCTACTTGTTACGCTTGGATTGCCTATCAAACCGCTTATTTGAAAGCCAATTATCCTGCCGAATATATGGCTGCCGTACTTTCAAACAATATGAGCGATATCAAACAAGTGTCGTTTTTTATGGAAGAATGCAAGCGAATGGGATTGCAGGTTTTAGGTCCAGACGTGAACGAGTCGTTTTATAAATTTACTGTAAACGATGATTATGCTGTTCGTTTTGGAATGGGAGCGATAAAAGGAGTAGGGTCGGGTGCTGTAGCAACTATTGTCGAGAACAGAAAAGACGGAAAATACAAATCGATTTTTGATTTGACTAAACGTATTGATTTGCGTGCCGCGAATAAAAAAGCATTAGAGAATCTAGCTTTAGCCGGAGGATTTGATTCGTTTGAAGGTACGACTCGTGCACAATATTTTCATGATGATGGCGACGGAATTACTTTTTATGAAAAAGCAATGCGTTACGGAGCTAAGTTCCAAGAAAACGAAAATTCATCACAAGTGAGTTTGTTTGGAGAAAGTAGCGATGTGCAAATCGCCGAGCCTGTAGTGCCGCCTTGTGAGGATTGGAGTACCATGGAAAAATTAGCCAAGGAGAAAGAAGTCGTTGGAATTTATATTTCTGGACATCCTTTAGATGATTATAAATTTGAGATGAAACACTTTTGCAATGCCAAATTGGAAGCGCTGAAACATTTAGAGCATTATGTAGGGAAAACGCTTTCTTTTGGAGGAATTATCAATAACGTCCAACACAGAGTGGCTAAAAACGGTAAAGGTTGGGCTTCTTTTTTTCTGGAAGGATACGATGAAAGCTACGAGTTCAGAATCTTTGGAGAAGAGTATTTGAAATTTCGTCACTTTTTGATTCAGAACAACTTTACTTATATGCGTGTTTTGGTAAAAGAAGGATGGGCTGATAAAGAAACTGGTAAAAAAGGAGAACCTCGATTACAATTTACATTAATCCAATATTTACAAGATGTCTTACCGTCATTTGCCAAAAAATTAGTTTTGTTATTGAATATCAACGATATTCAAACTGATTTCATCCAGCAATTGAACCAACTTTTTCAAGAGAACAAAGGAGATAACACTGTTACTTTTGAAATAATGGAATTGGAAAAAATCACAAAAATTGTAGAAACCACTTCTGAAATTTCGGATACTGAAGAAGAAATTTTTGTAGAAGAAACCGATGGCGATGAGGTAGATGTTCCATTAATGGAAGCACAAAAAATCAGCTCAACTACTGAAGTGGAAGAAATCAATGTGGTAACTAAATTAAGTATGCCAAGTCGAAAATTAAAAGTCAAAATATCCAATGAATTGCTTTTTGAATTGGAAAAAAGACAAATTAATTTTAAATTGAATTAG
- the trxA gene encoding thioredoxin, translating into MALAITDATFDEVVLKSDKPVLVDFWAAWCGPCRMVGPIVDELSNEYEGKVVVGKVDVDANQEFAAKYGVRNIPTVLIFKNGEVVGKQVGVAPKQTYADSLDALL; encoded by the coding sequence ATGGCATTAGCAATAACAGATGCTACTTTTGACGAAGTAGTTTTAAAATCAGACAAACCGGTTTTAGTAGATTTTTGGGCGGCTTGGTGTGGACCATGTAGAATGGTTGGACCAATCGTTGATGAATTGAGTAATGAATACGAAGGCAAAGTAGTTGTTGGGAAAGTGGATGTAGATGCTAACCAAGAATTTGCTGCAAAATACGGTGTTAGAAACATTCCTACAGTTTTGATTTTCAAAAATGGAGAAGTAGTAGGTAAGCAAGTTGGAGTTGCTCCAAAACAAACCTATGCAGATAGTTTAGACGCATTGTTGTAA
- a CDS encoding DUF58 domain-containing protein, with amino-acid sequence MKIESKRDIVSSFHHLELLAHQVVEGFISGMHKSPFHGFSAEFAEHKLYNSGESTKHIDWKLFAKTDRLYTKQYEEETNLRCHLIIDNSSSMHYPNLNDGQSFYENKIGFSVLASAVLMNVLKKQRDAVGLSVFSDQYEYYAPEKGSDRHHRMLLNTLESLLERPKVTKTTDTITYLHQIAEKIHRRSMIILFTDMFQSENEAALFSALQHLKHNKHKVVIFHVYDAKSELDLDFDNIPRKFVDIETGEEVAVFADSVQKEYENSVSNYFKKLALSCAQNRIQYVPVEVGQNFKKILLTYFVEKQNFG; translated from the coding sequence ATGAAGATTGAATCAAAAAGAGATATTGTTTCTAGCTTTCATCATTTGGAGTTGTTAGCTCATCAAGTGGTGGAAGGATTTATTTCAGGGATGCACAAGAGTCCTTTTCATGGTTTTTCTGCAGAATTTGCAGAGCATAAATTGTACAATTCTGGAGAAAGCACCAAACATATCGACTGGAAATTATTTGCCAAAACCGATAGGCTGTATACCAAGCAATATGAAGAAGAAACCAATTTGCGTTGCCACTTAATTATAGACAATTCGTCTTCCATGCATTATCCTAATTTAAATGATGGGCAGTCTTTTTATGAAAATAAAATTGGATTTTCAGTACTTGCTTCAGCTGTATTGATGAACGTTTTAAAAAAGCAACGTGATGCAGTGGGATTAAGTGTTTTTTCAGATCAATACGAATACTATGCGCCAGAGAAAGGAAGTGATCGCCATCATCGAATGTTACTGAATACCTTAGAAAGTCTTTTGGAACGCCCCAAAGTAACCAAAACTACTGATACGATTACGTATTTACATCAAATTGCGGAGAAGATTCATCGCCGTTCTATGATTATTTTGTTTACCGATATGTTTCAATCAGAAAATGAAGCGGCTTTGTTTAGTGCCTTACAACATTTGAAGCACAACAAACACAAAGTAGTTATATTTCATGTTTATGATGCTAAATCAGAGTTGGATTTAGATTTTGATAATATACCCCGAAAGTTTGTGGATATTGAAACAGGTGAAGAAGTTGCTGTTTTTGCTGATTCAGTTCAGAAAGAGTATGAAAATTCAGTTTCAAACTATTTCAAAAAATTAGCATTATCATGTGCTCAAAATAGAATTCAATATGTTCCAGTGGAAGTAGGGCAAAATTTTAAAAAAATATTACTTACCTATTTCGTTGAGAAACAAAACTTTGGTTAA
- the ruvC gene encoding crossover junction endodeoxyribonuclease RuvC, translating into MANERIILGIDPGTTIMGFGLIKVVNKKMEFLQLNELQLSKYDNHYQKLKIIFERTIELIETHHPDEIAIEAPFFGKNVQSMLKLGRAQGVAMAAGLSRGIPITEYEPKKIKMAITGNGNASKEQVAKMLQQLLGLKTLPKNLDSTDGLAAAVCHFFNSGRLEIGKSYSGWDAFVKQNEERIKQ; encoded by the coding sequence TTGGCAAACGAACGCATCATATTAGGAATTGACCCTGGAACCACTATTATGGGTTTTGGATTGATTAAAGTAGTCAATAAAAAGATGGAATTCTTGCAATTGAACGAACTACAATTATCCAAATACGACAATCACTATCAAAAGTTAAAAATCATTTTTGAACGTACTATTGAACTCATTGAAACCCACCATCCGGATGAAATAGCTATTGAAGCGCCATTCTTTGGAAAGAACGTGCAATCGATGTTGAAACTAGGTCGCGCACAAGGAGTAGCTATGGCAGCGGGACTTTCTCGCGGAATTCCCATTACAGAATACGAACCTAAAAAAATAAAAATGGCCATCACTGGAAACGGTAATGCTAGTAAAGAACAAGTAGCCAAAATGCTCCAACAACTGTTAGGTCTTAAAACCTTGCCGAAAAATTTAGACTCCACTGATGGATTAGCTGCGGCCGTTTGTCACTTCTTTAATTCGGGCCGACTAGAAATTGGAAAAAGTTATTCGGGTTGGGATGCTTTTGTGAAGCAAAATGAGGAACGAATTAAGCAATAG
- a CDS encoding four helix bundle protein: MRFQDLLAYKKGFIVAMEIFELTKNFPKEEIYSLTDQIRRSSRSVTITIAEAYRKREYPKYFHSKLTDADSENSETQGWLEYALACKYISQEIHDSILEKSKEVGKLINFMILNPGKFGSKSEN, translated from the coding sequence ATGAGATTTCAAGATTTATTAGCCTACAAAAAAGGATTTATTGTTGCGATGGAAATTTTTGAATTAACGAAAAATTTCCCAAAAGAGGAAATCTATTCTTTAACGGATCAAATTCGTAGAAGTTCTAGAAGTGTTACAATAACTATAGCTGAAGCATATAGAAAAAGAGAGTATCCAAAATATTTTCATAGTAAATTAACTGACGCTGATTCAGAAAATTCAGAGACGCAGGGTTGGTTAGAATACGCTTTAGCTTGTAAATATATTTCACAAGAAATTCACGATTCTATTCTTGAAAAGTCAAAAGAAGTTGGTAAGCTTATCAATTTTATGATATTAAATCCAGGTAAATTTGGTTCTAAATCTGAAAACTAA
- the hemW gene encoding radical SAM family heme chaperone HemW: MSGIYIHIPFCKQACHYCDFHFSTSMQKKEEMVLALAKELQLRKSEFENESVATIYFGGGTPSRLTIADLQLLIASIYAQYTIVEKPEITLEANPDDLSESYLSDLKTIGVNRLSIGIQSFFEDDLKLMNRAHNSAEAKKCLEIATRYFDNISLDLIYGIPDLSQNGEQAKQMSNERWQQNIETALSFGIPHISSYALTVEPKTALNKLIQTGKIASPNDEVAQEHFMILVETLEKNGFVHYELSNFGKENYFSQNNSAYWLGKKYIGIGPSAHSYDGISRSWNVANNALYLKALQNDELPNEVEKLTLEDRYNEYIMTGLRTIWGVSLVRIDQDFGIDFLNYLKKQSQKFIDDGLLSITDDILKPTLKGKFLTDGIASDLFYLNLE; the protein is encoded by the coding sequence ATGAGCGGAATATACATTCACATACCTTTTTGCAAGCAGGCTTGCCATTACTGCGATTTTCATTTTTCGACCTCAATGCAGAAAAAAGAGGAAATGGTTTTGGCTTTGGCCAAGGAATTGCAATTGCGAAAGAGTGAGTTTGAAAACGAATCAGTCGCAACAATTTATTTTGGAGGAGGAACGCCGAGTAGATTGACTATTGCGGATTTACAATTGTTGATTGCTTCAATTTATGCACAGTATACAATTGTAGAAAAACCAGAAATTACTCTCGAAGCCAATCCTGATGACTTGTCAGAATCCTATTTGTCCGATCTTAAAACTATTGGAGTTAATCGCTTGTCTATTGGAATTCAGTCTTTTTTTGAGGATGATTTGAAGTTAATGAACCGCGCTCATAATTCGGCAGAAGCCAAAAAGTGTTTGGAAATAGCTACCCGTTATTTTGATAATATTTCATTGGATTTAATTTACGGAATTCCTGACCTGAGCCAGAATGGCGAACAGGCGAAGCAAATGTCGAACGAAAGATGGCAGCAGAATATTGAAACGGCGCTGTCTTTTGGGATACCGCACATTTCCAGTTATGCTTTGACTGTTGAACCTAAAACGGCTTTGAACAAACTGATTCAAACCGGAAAAATAGCTTCACCGAATGATGAGGTAGCCCAAGAACATTTTATGATTTTGGTCGAAACACTTGAAAAAAATGGATTTGTTCATTATGAATTGTCCAACTTTGGTAAAGAAAACTATTTTTCTCAAAATAATTCGGCCTATTGGTTGGGCAAAAAATACATAGGAATTGGCCCTTCGGCACATAGTTATGATGGTATTTCGAGGAGTTGGAATGTTGCAAATAACGCCTTGTATCTGAAAGCGCTCCAGAATGATGAATTACCCAATGAAGTCGAAAAATTAACTTTGGAAGATCGGTATAATGAATATATTATGACAGGTTTACGAACCATTTGGGGTGTTTCTTTGGTCCGAATTGACCAAGATTTTGGCATAGATTTTTTAAATTATTTGAAAAAACAATCACAAAAATTTATTGACGATGGGTTGCTTTCTATCACTGACGACATTTTGAAGCCAACATTGAAAGGCAAATTTTTAACAGATGGAATTGCAAGTGATTTGTTTTACTTAAATTTGGAATAA
- a CDS encoding cyclase family protein: MITKIHNSEIDLSKPIDISIPITNDEQNPIAWYQNAPEINPVVMGDWIGKVSEGKSSTNFNNLFFNPHAHGTHTECLGHITKEFYSINQCLKQFFFWATLISVQPEKVGEDLVISKSQIEKALQSVQNSEIKSEAIVIRTLPNEASKKSLKYSNTNPPFLSEEAALFLRESGIQHLLIDLPSVDKERDEGKLVAHKAFWNVTDVNHLNVDARLNSTITEMIFVPNEVHDGNYVLNLQIASFENDASPSKPILYSIQ; this comes from the coding sequence ATGATAACAAAAATCCATAATTCCGAAATAGACTTATCAAAACCCATTGATATCTCGATTCCTATAACGAATGACGAGCAAAATCCTATTGCTTGGTACCAAAATGCGCCAGAAATTAATCCTGTCGTTATGGGAGATTGGATTGGGAAAGTGTCAGAGGGTAAATCGTCAACTAATTTCAATAACCTGTTTTTTAATCCACATGCTCACGGAACACATACCGAGTGTTTGGGACATATCACGAAGGAATTCTATAGCATTAATCAATGTTTGAAACAGTTTTTCTTTTGGGCGACACTAATTTCGGTTCAACCAGAAAAAGTGGGAGAGGATTTAGTCATTTCTAAATCGCAGATTGAAAAGGCGTTGCAATCTGTTCAAAATTCAGAAATTAAATCTGAAGCGATTGTAATTCGGACATTGCCCAATGAGGCTTCTAAAAAATCATTAAAGTATTCGAATACCAATCCGCCTTTTTTATCAGAAGAAGCGGCATTGTTTCTTCGCGAAAGCGGAATACAACATTTATTAATTGATTTACCTAGTGTCGATAAAGAGAGAGATGAAGGGAAATTAGTAGCGCACAAGGCGTTTTGGAATGTTACTGATGTGAACCATTTGAACGTGGACGCAAGACTAAATTCTACAATTACTGAGATGATTTTTGTTCCCAATGAAGTTCATGACGGAAATTATGTGTTGAATTTACAAATTGCTTCTTTCGAAAATGATGCGAGTCCCAGCAAACCTATTTTGTACTCGATACAATAA